GGTCTTCCTCATCGATTGCCCGAGCGGCGGCTTCTGGTGGCCGCCCTTCCTGCAGTACCGCATCGTCAAGGACCTCGCCTGCCTCGACAAGGTGGCCAAGCGCCAGCTCTCCCGCACGCAGCGCCTGCGCTTCTACCTCGACTACGCGCAGAAGAAAAAACTCGACGACGCCGACAAGCGGCGCATCCGCCAGATCGCCGGCTTCTTTGCGGGGCGGGACGAGGCGCAGGAATCCGCCGAATCCCTGCGCGCCGGCGGCCGACGCCTGCTCGTGCCGAGCACGATCGCGCTCGAAGACGGCCGCGAGCTGGTCGTCGAACGCTGGCTGCGCATCCTGCCCGGCAAGCGGCTCACCGGCGTCGGCAACTGGAACGGGCAAACCGTGCTGGCCAAGCTCTTCATCGCCGCGCGCGGCAGCGAGCGCCACTGGCAGCGCGAATGCCGCGGCATCGACAGCCTGAACAAATACGACCTGCCGACGGCGAAGCTGCTGGCGAGCGGCAGGCTGGAGGGCGCGGGACATTACGTGCTCACCGAATATCTCGATGGCGCGCGCTGCCCGGACGCCACGGCCGTCGGCGAACTGGAGGGCGTGTTCGAGACGGTCGGCCGCATGCACGCCCGCGGCATCCTGCAGGAGGACGTCCACCTCGGCAATTTCCTGTTCAGGAAGGACAAGCTGTACGTCATCGACGGCGACGCCATCCGGCCGGCGGGCTCGGATCGCGAGCGCCTGGACAACCTGGCCCTGCTGTTCGCCCAGTTGCCCCAGGCGACCTGCAGCGGCCTGCTGCCCGGTCTGCTGGCAGCCTACCGCAAGGCCAATCCGCATCTCGCCGTCGATGCGGCGCAACTCAAGGCCGCCATCGCCCGGGCCTGCGAGGCGCGCCTCGCCGACTACCTCGACAAGTGCCTGCGCGATTGCAGCCTCTTCAAGGTCGCCAGGCGCGTCGACCGTTTCTTCTCGCTGGTGCGCGACGAGGCCGACTTCCTCGCGCCCCTGATCGCCGATCCGGATGCCTGGCTCGAGCAGGGCACCGCCCTCAAGCGCGGCCGCAGCGCCACGCTGGCGCTGGTCGAACTGAACGGCCGCAAGCTGGTCATCAAGCGCTACAACATCAAGAGCGCCGGCCACGCCCTCTCGCGCGCCTGGCGGCCGAGCCGCGCCTGGCATGCCTGGATCGAGGCGCACCGCCTGCGCTTCCTCGGCATCGCCACGCCGCGACCGCTGGCGCTCATCGAGCACCGCCTC
The window above is part of the Denitratisoma sp. genome. Proteins encoded here:
- a CDS encoding lipopolysaccharide kinase InaA family protein; translation: MSQWQVLPGADAAAAARFADLDAVFALEGEIVAKDSTTRTVRVEVNGRRYYVKRYHGLGKKPLRRWFGTPRVQLEWENLQRFADWGIPTAQLVACGLESQGGRFVRGALITAEIPDTTDLGKLARSHDPRLKSQSWRNGVSAQVADIARRMHGRRFVHGDLKWRNLLVDAAGKVFLIDCPSGGFWWPPFLQYRIVKDLACLDKVAKRQLSRTQRLRFYLDYAQKKKLDDADKRRIRQIAGFFAGRDEAQESAESLRAGGRRLLVPSTIALEDGRELVVERWLRILPGKRLTGVGNWNGQTVLAKLFIAARGSERHWQRECRGIDSLNKYDLPTAKLLASGRLEGAGHYVLTEYLDGARCPDATAVGELEGVFETVGRMHARGILQEDVHLGNFLFRKDKLYVIDGDAIRPAGSDRERLDNLALLFAQLPQATCSGLLPGLLAAYRKANPHLAVDAAQLKAAIARACEARLADYLDKCLRDCSLFKVARRVDRFFSLVRDEADFLAPLIADPDAWLEQGTALKRGRSATLALVELNGRKLVIKRYNIKSAGHALSRAWRPSRAWHAWIEAHRLRFLGIATPRPLALIEHRLGPLRGRAWLVTEHCEGQSLQERLAEHAESGAPTRLKEAVRTLFARLAAERLSHGDLKATNFLCNGDELVVLDLDAMRRHDSETAWRKAWQKDRDRFLRNWPDGSVLQREMDAALPPD